A window of the Brassica napus cultivar Da-Ae chromosome A2, Da-Ae, whole genome shotgun sequence genome harbors these coding sequences:
- the LOC106409829 gene encoding probable inorganic phosphate transporter 1-3: MFVIVFVDNLEQNSMSGNNQLGVLKALDVAKTQLYHFTAIIIAGMGFFTDAYDLFSIALVTKLLGRIYYHKAGAEKPGTLPPEVAAAVNGVALCGTLMGQLFFGWLGDKLGRKKVYGITLIMMVVCSVASGLSFGNNSKGVMTTLCFFRFWLGVGIGGDYPLSATIMSEYANKKTRGGFIAAVFAMQGFGILAGGIVALVLSSIFDYQFPSPIYSVDPYASTVPQADYLWRIILMIGALPAAMTYYWRMKMPETARYTALVSRNIKLAAQDMSKVLQVDLKADEEIAENKVTDPKLNYGLFSKEFLKRHGLPLLGTTSTWFFLDIAFYSQNLFEKDIFSAIGWIPKAATMNAIHEVYKIARAQTLISLFSTIPGYWFTVLFIDIMGRFAIQIMGFFFMTVFMFALALPYDHWIKPDNRIGFVIIFSLTFFFANFGPNVTTFVVPAEIFPARLRSTCHGISAAAGKAGAIVGAFGFLYAAQSKDKNKTDAGYPPGIGVKNSLIMLGVINFVGMLMTFLVPESKGKSLEELSGENVNDETASSKASLSRRN; encoded by the exons ATGTTTGTTATTGTCTTTGTAGATAATCTAGAACAAAATTCAATGTCTGGAAATAACCAGTTAGGAGTGCTCAAGGCACTCGATGTAGCCAAAACACAGCTTTACCATTTCACGGCAATTATTATCGCCGGTATGGGTTTCTTCACCGATGCCTACGATTTATTTAGCATTGCATTGGTCACAAAGCTTTTAGGTCGCATCTACTACCACAAGGCGGGTGCAGAGAAGCCGGGAACACTCCCACCAGAAGTGGCGGCGGCGGTCAATGGTGTTGCTCTATGTGGGACACTTATGGGTCAACTATTTTTTGGGTGGCTTGGAGACAAACTTGGCCGGAAAAAAGTATATGGAATCACTTTGATTATGATGGTTGTTTGCTCTGTCGCCTCCGGTCTCTCGTTTGGAAATAATTCAAAAGGCGTCATGACCACTCTTTGCTTTTTCCG GTTTTGGCTAGGAGTTGGTATTGGAGGTGACTACCCACTCTCAGCAACGATCATGTCGGAGTATGCGAACAAGAAGACTCGTGGTGGGTTCATCGCGGCCGTGTTTGCTATGCAAGGGTTTGGAATCTTGGCTGGAGGCATCGTTGCACTAGTACTATCGAGTATTTTCGATTACCAATTCCCGTCGCCCATCTATAGTGTAGACCCGTATGCCTCGACTGTACCTCAAGCTGATTACTTATGGCGTATCATCCTTATGATTGGTGCTCTCCCCGCAGCGATGACCTATTACTGGCGAATGAAAATGCCCGAGACTGCTCGTTACACCGCTTTAGTTTCCAGAAACATCAAACTAGCTGCACAAGACATGTCAAAAGTCTTGCAAGTGGATCTTAAAGCTGATGAAGAAATTGCTGAAAACAAGGTTACAGATCCTAAGCTAAACTACGGCTTGTTCTCCAAAGAATTTCTTAAGCGCCATGGACTTCCTCTCCTCGGAACTACATCCACTTGGTTCTTTCTTGACATTGCGTTTTACAGCCAAAACTTATttgaaaaagatatattttctgCCATCGGATGGATCCCAAAAGCGGCAACGATGAATGCCATCCACGAAGTTTACAAGATTGCTAGAGCGCAAACCCTCATTTCACTATTCAGTACCATCCCAGGTTACTGGTTCACCGTCTTATTCATTGATATTATGGGAAGATTCGCGATCCAGATAATGGGATTCTTCTTCATGACCGTGTTTATGTTCGCTTTAGCTTTGCCTTATGACCATTGGATCAAACCAGACAACCGCATTGGATTCGTTATTATATTCTCCCTAACTTTCTTCTTTGCAAACTTCGGTCCGAATGTAACTACATTTGTTGTACCTGCTGAGATATTCCCAGCAAGGTTGAGATCTACATGTCATGGAATTTCAGCCGCGGCAGGAAAGGCGGGAGCTATCGTGGGTGCGTTTGGATTCTTATACGCGGCTCAGTCAAAGGATAAGAACAAGACGGACGCAGGATATCCACCGGGTATTGGTGTCAAGAACTCGTTGATCATGCTTGGTGTTATTAACTTTGTCGGTATGCTCATGACATTTTTAGTGCCAGAATCCAAAGGAAAGTCTCTTGAGGAGCTTTCGGGTGAGAATGTGAATGATGAGACGGCTTCATCCAAGGCCAGTCTCTCCAGAAGAAACTGA